A window of Exiguobacterium sp. Helios genomic DNA:
TTCGATGTAAATCGGATTTTCATTTTTAAATTCATTCGACCAGTTTCCTTTTAAAGTCGACGGGTCTGCTATATAGATGGAGGATTGCTCTTTCATATAATCCAGCGCCCATGGTTTGTGGCGTAAACGCATATTGTTCATCCTTTCGATTCTTAAATTATCCGCAGATAAGTTTATCATGATTCGGGTAAATATATAAGATGTTCTTGATTGACGCCAAAAAGAAAGTTCAGCAGATCGTCACTTGAGAATAACTGAGCAATCTACTACACTTACAGTACAAAGTTTCTTGAAGGAGGTTTTAATGATGGATGACTTCTTAATTGCCTGGGGTTCTCCGATCGTCCTTGTCATGGGTGTAGCAGCCCTTTTTGTTTGGGCGACATTTGGGAAAGTTAATGCGGAATAATGCTGACGTGTCAGACATCTTGTGTAGATCACAAGGTGTCTTTTTTAGTTTCTGAACGATTCACCTTGGTTTCTCACTAAAACAGATGTATACTTTTTACGAAACAGTTTTTATATTACAGCTATCGAACAACCAAAACTACTGGTAGAAAAGGAGAATTGTAATGATTGAAAAACAAAACAGTGAATCAGAAGAATTAGTACAGAAGAAAACAGGGGCCGATTTGGTCGTGGATACTCTCATCGAACAGGGTGTCGATTACATTTTCGGAATTCCTGGAGCTAAAATTGATTCTGTCTTTAACGTTTTGCAAGACCGCGGACCAGAACTGATCGTCGCACGTCATGAGCAGAACGCTGCTTTCATGGCGCAGGCGATCGGTCGCTTGACGGATAAACCCGGTGTGGTTCTTGTCACGTCAGGACCAGGTGCTTCGAATCTTGCGACCGGTCTTGTCACGGCAAACTCTGAAGGCGATCCTGTCGTCGCGATTGCCGGCGCCGTCACAAGAGCTGATCGTTTGAAACGAACACATCAATCGATGGATAACCAAGCACTGTTCAAACCGATCACGAACTTCAGTGCTGAAGTTCAAGATGCTGACAACATTCCCGAAGTGTTATCCAATGCTTTCCGGACGGCCGAAACGACATCAGGTGCTGCGTTCGTCAGCATTCCGCAAGATGTCGGATTAAATGAAGCAAACGTCACTTCGTTTAAAGCCGTCCAAACCCCTAAACTCGGAATTGCACCGGAAGAATGGATCGATGAGACAGCTACCTTAATCGAACAAGCGAAATTACCGGTCTTATTACTTGGTATGCGTTCAAGTCAACCCCGTGTCGTCGAAGCAATCCGTGCTTTGTTAACACGCGTTTCGATTCCAGTCGTTCAGACATTCCAAGCGGCCGGCACACTGTCGCGCGAGCTTGAATCCAATTTTTATGGCCGAGTCGGTCTTTTCCGTAACCAACCGGGAGATGCTTTGCTTGCTGAAGCCGATCTTGTCTTGTCGATCGGATACGATCCAATTGGGTACGATCCGAAATTCTGGAATCAACCGTCTCAGGAGCGGACATTAATCCACCTCGATCAAATGCGGGCTGAAATTGATCATTTCTATCGTCCTGACCGCGAGCTTGTCGGTGATGTCGCAGCAACCATCAATGCTTTATCAGAACGGTTAAACGCATTGACACTTCCAGAAAGTTCAACTGAGTTTTTACGTGGTCTTCAACAACGGTTGGAAGAACGGGACATCCCGCCAATCGTCAAAGACTCGCCACTCACTCATCCGCTTTACTTTATGAAAACGTTACGCGAACAAATTGCTGACGATGTGACGGTCACAGTCGATGTCGGTTCACATTATATTTGGATGGCGCGTCACTTCCGTTCGTATGAACCACGTCACCTTCTATTCAGTAACGGGATGCAGACGCTTGGTGTTGCATTACCATGGGCGATTGCGGCGACACTCGTTCGTCCCGGTAAAAAAGCCGTCTCGATTTCCGGAGATGGCGGCTTCCTCTTTTCTGCAATGGAACTGGAGACGGCAGTCCGTCTGAATGCCCCGCTCGTCCATTTCGTCTGGCGTGACAGCGGCTTTGATATGGTAGCATTCCAGCAGGAAATGAAGTACAACCGAAAATCCGGTACATCGTTCGGTGAAGTCGATTTAGTGAAATATGCTGAAAGTTTTGGTGCAAAAGGACTTCGTGTCAATCATCCGTCAGAGCTCATCTCGGTCATGGAAGAAGCATGGCAAACAGACGGTCCTGTAATCGTTGATGTCCCGATTGACTACAGCGATAACATTACACTCGGCAAAGAGGTACACTTGGATCAACTGAACTGATAAGGAGATGGAAGCGATGCAACACGAGGATACGTTACTTCAGATTTCGACAATGATGGCTTTACTCGACGGCGTGTTCGAAAGTGAGACACGCTACGAGTCGATTCTTCCCGGACATGATTTCGGGATCGGAACATTTGATCATCTCGACGGGGAAATGATCGGTTTTGATGGTTTCTTTTATCAATTACGGTCGGACGGCAGTGCCCGTCCACTCGATCCGGAGACGACGACGCCGTTCTGTTCTCTGACACGATTTGTTCCGGAACAGTCGTTGTCCGTGAAGCAAACGATGACGAAAGCTGATTTCGAACACTGGTTAAGTGAGCAGCTGAGTACAGTCAACAGCTTTTACGCGGTACGGATTGAAGGACGATTTTCCGAGGTCAAGACACGGACCGTCGCCCGACAGGAAAAACCCTTCCGTCCGATTACTGAAGCCGTCGCGACACAAAGTGCCCGGACATTCGAACAAATTGACGGGACGCTGGCCGGTTACTTCACACCCC
This region includes:
- the alsS gene encoding acetolactate synthase AlsS, producing the protein MIEKQNSESEELVQKKTGADLVVDTLIEQGVDYIFGIPGAKIDSVFNVLQDRGPELIVARHEQNAAFMAQAIGRLTDKPGVVLVTSGPGASNLATGLVTANSEGDPVVAIAGAVTRADRLKRTHQSMDNQALFKPITNFSAEVQDADNIPEVLSNAFRTAETTSGAAFVSIPQDVGLNEANVTSFKAVQTPKLGIAPEEWIDETATLIEQAKLPVLLLGMRSSQPRVVEAIRALLTRVSIPVVQTFQAAGTLSRELESNFYGRVGLFRNQPGDALLAEADLVLSIGYDPIGYDPKFWNQPSQERTLIHLDQMRAEIDHFYRPDRELVGDVAATINALSERLNALTLPESSTEFLRGLQQRLEERDIPPIVKDSPLTHPLYFMKTLREQIADDVTVTVDVGSHYIWMARHFRSYEPRHLLFSNGMQTLGVALPWAIAATLVRPGKKAVSISGDGGFLFSAMELETAVRLNAPLVHFVWRDSGFDMVAFQQEMKYNRKSGTSFGEVDLVKYAESFGAKGLRVNHPSELISVMEEAWQTDGPVIVDVPIDYSDNITLGKEVHLDQLN
- the budA gene encoding acetolactate decarboxylase, coding for MQHEDTLLQISTMMALLDGVFESETRYESILPGHDFGIGTFDHLDGEMIGFDGFFYQLRSDGSARPLDPETTTPFCSLTRFVPEQSLSVKQTMTKADFEHWLSEQLSTVNSFYAVRIEGRFSEVKTRTVARQEKPFRPITEAVATQSARTFEQIDGTLAGYFTPRFGHGIAVAGYHLHFIDQERSGGGHVFDYTVQDVTVTFEEKPRLDLRLPTTEAYRQADLESHDIEKEIQIAEG